One segment of Nothobranchius furzeri strain GRZ-AD chromosome 13, NfurGRZ-RIMD1, whole genome shotgun sequence DNA contains the following:
- the dhx34 gene encoding probable ATP-dependent RNA helicase DHX34: MDSDRRRDSRSWDWDSPQCRSQLDEIFFRENDYIRAGSPEHKEFWAFFDRFQRFKIKREMSGSGFSGEEERGGKDKKTGTKDLGLPKEYDARYRINVSVFTRDVEERMGRSDQRSRQRSSGPGSQEISDFRLALLHFLDFSQKQSFGKLAKLRREQKNLPIFQYQDRILELVRLHPVVVVAGDTGCGKSTQVPQYLLSAGFSHIACTQPRRIACISLAKRVSFESLNQYGSKVGYQIRFETTRTTSTKLLFLTEGLLLRQIQQDESLDQYQVVIVDEVHERHLHCDFLLGVLRTLLKQRPNLRLILMSATINIKLFSEYFNSAPVLQVPGRLFPIQVIYQPIPPEEQASRSEKLDPRPYLRILQGIDQRYPPEERGDLLLFLSGVAEISTIQEACQIYATHTRRWIVLPLHSTLSLAQQDKVFDIAPPGVRKCIISTNIAETSVTIDGVRFVADSGKVKEMSFDPKAKMQRLQEFWISRASSEQRKGRAGRTGPGVCYRLYSESDYNAFAPYPVPEIHRVALDSLILQMKSMNLGDPLSFVFIDPPPSSSIQTAVTYLKQQGALDNRSELTSIGKLLAQLPVDVVIGKMLVLGSLFNLVEPMLTVAAALSVQSPFLRSSQQNPDCATARQPLHSNHGDPFTLLNTFNAWVEVKGERGGGSRKWCRRRGLEEQRLYEMVNLRRQFKELLKSHGLLESEETAPSGGDRAKRRERLTERRKLHQLKRDHEQQEGSKRKVLKLEEGQDGELSGSGSDTEERGRGRKDKKDRKEQDVDIQEVKFKLRHNVSELQEAVSVSQDLSSRQQALLKLLLCRGLYPQLALPDEHNTTRKDSDQVFHTRSKQGVVIHPTSVFSSDPEVLHVPEADSRDTGPDRKDSSKHQLLAFVTLLETNKPYLSNCVRVPALQALLLVSNSVDTNADCTRLVVDGWLELELKEPEEALRVLSTAISLRAEWERLLQAQLGQNQAGEASVQGLSRRNREKLSENLVRFLLYTEVVYSLQRLTALQTQNLYVGPQPESDSSYAETPDLSLLFPGADPKPDPIKGGLQVTSFFTYNCLTDSKDLYSECLRTFWSCPNCDLYMPLTPLERMHHEASCRPAGEKEQEEKESEGGRAGSSSMSALTRAYHCDVCNEDLTLTSTEILKHKRQHMYSAK, translated from the exons ATGGACTCAGATCGGAGAAGAGACAGCCGGAGTTGGGACTGGGACAGCCCGCAGTGCCGATCTCAGCTGGATGAGATCTTTTTCCGTGAGAATGACTACATCCGAGCCGGTAGCCCCGAACACAAAGAGTTTTGGGCGTTCTTTGACCGTTTCCAGAGGTTCAAAATAAAAAGAGAAATGTCTGGTTCAGGATTCAGCGGAGAAGAGGAAAGAGGGGGGAAAGATAAAAAGACAGGGACTAAAGATCTTGGTCTTCCAAAAGAATATGACGCACGATACCGGATTAATGTGTCTGTATTCACCAGAGACGTTGAGGAACGTATGGGCAGGTCCGATCAACGAAGCAGGCAGAGATCTTCAGGACCAGGATCTCAGGAGATCTCAGATTTCCGCCTAGCTCTGCTGCATTTCCtggacttcagtcagaaacaaagcTTTGGTAAGCTGGCCAAGCTTCGTCGGGAGCAGAAGAACCTGCCCATATTCCAGTACCAGGACCGGATACTGGAGCTGGTAAGACTTCACCCAGTGGTTGTGGTGGCAGGAGACACGGGCTGTGGGAAGTCCACCCAAGTGCCTCAGTATCTTCTCTCAGCTGGATTCAGCCACATCGCCTGCACTCAGCCACGGCGCATCGCCTGCATCTCTCTGGCAAAAAGGGTCAGCTTTGAGAGCCTGAATCAGTACGGGTCCAAG GTGGGTTATCAGATCCGCTTCGAGACCACTCGAACCACCTCCACCAAGCTGCtcttcctgactgagggcctcctgctgCGGCAGATCCAGCAGGATGAGTCTCTGGATCAGTACCAGGTGGTGATTGTAGACGAGGTCCATGAGCGGCACCTCCACTGCGACTTCCTCCTCGGGGTTCTTCGTACTCTGCTGAAACAGCGACCAAACTTGCGCCTCATCCTCATGTcggccaccatcaacatcaaactCTTCTCTGAATACTTTAACAGTGCTCCGGTGCTGCAGGTCCCAGGCAGACTGTTTCCTATTCAG GTGATCTACCAGCCCATTCCACCTGAGGAGCAGGCCTCACGCTCAGAGAAACTGGATCCTAGGCCGTACCTGCGCATCCTGCAGGGCATCGACCAGCGGTACCCTCCAGAGGAGCGTGGAGATCTGCTCCTCTTCCTCAGTGGCGTGGCAGAGATCTCCACCATCCAGGAGGCCTGTCAGATTTACGCGACGCACACTCGTCGGTGGATAGTTTTACCGCTGCACAGCACCCTCTCTCTGGCTCAGCAGGACAAG GTCTTTGACATCGCTCCTCCTGGTGTGAGGAAGTGCATCATCTCCACCAACATCGCCGAGACTTCGGTTACAATCGATGGGGTTCGATTTGTCGCTGACTCAG GAAAAGTAAAGGAAATGAGTTTTGATCCAAAGGCTAAGATGCAACGTCTGCAGGAGTTCTGGATCAGCCGAGCCAGCTCCGAGCAGAGGAAAGGTCGAGCTGGACGCACAGGTCCAGGTGTTTGCTACCGCCTTTACTCCGAGTCCGACTACAACGCCTTTGCTCCGTATCCTGTGCCTGAAATCCATAGAGTGGCTCTTGATTCTTTAATTCTACAG ATGAAGAGTATGAATCTTGGAGATccactttcttttgtttttattgatcCACCTCCATCCTCAAGTATTCAGACTGCAGTTACTTATCTAAAGCAGCAGGGGGCGCTAGACAATCGTAGTGAACTGACCTCTATTGGTAAATTGTTGGCTCAGCTGCCTGTTGATGTGGTTATAG GGAAGATGCTGGTTTTAGGCTCTTTGTTTAATCTGGTGGAGCCCATGTTGACAGTGGCAGCCGCCCTCAGCGTTCAGTCACCGTTTCTGCGCAGCTCACAGCAAAACCCAGACTGTGCCACCGCCCGCCAGCCCCTGCACAGCAACCATGGAGACCCCTTCACCCTCCTAAACACCTTCAACGCCTGGGTGGAG GTTAAAGGAGAAAGAGGCGGTGGCTCCAGGAAGTGGTGCAGGAGGAGAGGCCTGGAGGAGCAGCGACTTTATGAAATGGTTAACCTACGCAGACAGTTCAAG GAGTTGCTGAAGAGTCATGGcctgctggagtcagaggagacaGCGCCCTCTGGTGGAGACCGTGCGAAACGCAGGGAGAGGTTGACAGAGAGGAGAAAACTTCATCAGTTGAAGAGAGATCATGAGCAACAGGAAGGCAGCAAACGCAAAGTCCTGAAGCTGGAAGAGGGTCAGGATGGAGAATTGTCCGGATCCGGATCAGATACAGAGGAGCGAGGAAGAGGCAGGAAGGACAAGAAAGACAGGAAAGAACAGGACGTGGACATCCAG GAGGTGAAGTTTAAGCTGCGCCACAACGTGTCAGAGCTTCAGGAGGCAGTCAGTGTGAGTCAGGACTTGTCGTCACGTCAGCAGGCGTTACTCAAGCTGCTGCTGTGTCGAGGCCTCTACCCTCAGCTGGCACTGCCCGACGAGCACAACACCACCAGGAAAGACTCCGACCAG GTTTTTCATACAAGGAGTAAACAGGGAGTGGTGATCCACCCGACCAGCGTCTTCTCCAGCGATCCAGAAGTGTTGCACGTGCCTGAAGCTGACAGCAGAGACACCG GACCTGATAGGAAAGACAGCAGCAAACACCAACTGTTAGCCTTCGTCACCCTGCTGGAGACTAACAAGCCGTATTTGTCCAACTGTGTTCGGGTTCCAGCCTTGCAG GCTCTGCTGTTGGTGTCCAACTCTGTGGACACAAACGCCGACTGTACTCGTCTGGTGGTGGACGGCTGGCTGGAACTGGAGCTAAAGGAACCAGAGGAGGCACTGAGGGTTCTGTCCACGGCTATCAGTCTCCGGGCCGAATGGGAACGCCTGCTGCAGGCCCAGCTGGGACAGAACCAAGCAGGAGAAGCATCGGTCCAGGGATTGTCCCGCAGAAACAGGGAGAAGCTGAGTGAGAACCTGGTGCGCTTCCTGCTCTACACTGAG GTGGTGTACAGCCTACAGCGACTCACCGCTCTGCAGACCCAGAACCTTTACGTCGGCCCTCAGCCCGAGTCGGACTCATCCTACGCTGAGACTCCAGATCTGAGCCTGTTGTTCCCAGGAGCAGACCCCAAACCGGATCCCATTAAAGGAGGTCTGCAGGTGACCAGCTTCTTCACCTACAACTGTCTGACT GATTCCAAGGATCTCTACAGCGAGTGTTTACGGACTTTCTGGAGCTGCCCTAACTGTGACCTCTACATGCCTCTGACCCCTCTGGAGCGCATGCATCATGAGGCATCCTGCAGACCTGCTGGTGAGAAAGAGCAAGAAGAAAAAG aatcagaaggtgGAAGAGCGGGCTCGTCCTCCATGTCTGCTCTTACCAGAGCCTATCACTGTGACGTCTGTAACGAAGACCTGACGCTCACCTCCACGGAGATCCTCAAACACAAACGGCAACACATGTATTCTGCCAAGTAA